The following proteins come from a genomic window of Nitrospiraceae bacterium:
- a CDS encoding Mut7-C RNAse domain-containing protein produces MDSLHPSSQPPTRFMADAMLGRLARWLRILGYDTAYEKIIPDEVLIERVLGENRWLLTRDGYLAQRKVLRGRHTLIASGHIDDQLRQLHDQLSLHLDLAEHGQFRCADCNAALHPISAEEASALVPPFVARHYHEFLQCDSCGRVYWPGTHWEALTGRLALIKKGERGTDR; encoded by the coding sequence ATGGATTCTCTTCACCCATCCAGTCAGCCGCCGACGCGGTTCATGGCCGATGCGATGCTCGGTCGCCTCGCGCGGTGGCTCCGCATCCTCGGTTATGACACGGCATATGAAAAGATCATCCCGGACGAGGTGTTGATCGAGCGTGTGCTCGGGGAGAATCGGTGGCTCCTCACCCGCGACGGATACCTGGCACAACGCAAAGTGCTCCGTGGTCGTCATACCTTGATCGCGAGCGGCCACATCGACGACCAACTCCGTCAGCTCCATGATCAACTGTCCCTTCACCTTGATCTTGCCGAACACGGACAGTTCCGCTGCGCCGACTGTAACGCCGCGCTCCATCCCATTTCCGCTGAAGAGGCGTCGGCTCTGGTTCCACCCTTCGTCGCACGGCATTACCACGAGTTCCTGCAATGCGACTCCTGCGGCCGCGTCTACTGGCCGGGGACTCACTGGGAAGCGTTGACCGGCCGGCTCGCTCTCATCAAGAAAGGAGAGAGGGGCACCGATCGATGA
- a CDS encoding DUF1614 domain-containing protein codes for MILGILVGSSINIPVRRIARNEDVVEDPLALFGISGWWPQFRRVRRETIIAVNVGGCLIPVGLAFYETAHLMIENWHSLVGLVLAILVNTLVCYRLAQPIEGIGIAMPGLFPPLVAVMSALLLAPDQAPPVAFVAGVLGPLIGADLLHLRDVSKIATGIASIGGAGTFDGIVLSGIVAAYLA; via the coding sequence GTGATTCTGGGTATCCTGGTTGGAAGCAGTATCAACATTCCCGTCAGACGCATCGCACGGAACGAGGACGTCGTGGAGGACCCGCTCGCCCTCTTCGGCATCTCTGGATGGTGGCCACAGTTCCGACGTGTTCGACGGGAAACGATCATTGCCGTCAACGTCGGCGGCTGCCTTATCCCGGTCGGCTTGGCCTTTTACGAGACAGCCCACCTCATGATCGAAAACTGGCATAGCCTCGTCGGATTGGTTCTTGCCATTCTCGTGAACACACTGGTCTGTTACCGGTTGGCCCAGCCCATAGAGGGCATTGGTATCGCGATGCCTGGTCTCTTTCCTCCGCTCGTTGCCGTGATGAGCGCCCTGCTGTTGGCTCCCGATCAAGCCCCTCCCGTGGCCTTCGTGGCCGGCGTGCTGGGGCCGCTGATCGGAGCCGATCTTCTGCACCTCCGCGACGTCTCCAAGATCGCCACTGGCATCGCGAGCATCGGCGGCGCCGGTACCTTCGACGGCATCGTGCTCTCGGGAATTGTCGCGGCGTACCTGGCGTGA
- the nfi gene encoding deoxyribonuclease V (cleaves DNA at apurinic or apyrimidinic sites) yields the protein MNVSLFHPWNVTPQEAVQIQEQLRRKVLSRGRVPRPALVAGADAAFDLESRLVFAAVVVLSFPDLERVETVIHRDRCTFPYIPGLLSFRESPALLHAFARLRHDPDVIFIDGHGLSHPRSAGIACHIGISVDRPVIGCAKSKLTGEFREPGLARGATSMLYDPQGKVMGAVVRTRDRVKPVFVSVGHKISLAEAVRLTLACGRGYRIPEPTRQADLLAERAKKENRP from the coding sequence ATGAACGTCTCTCTGTTCCACCCATGGAACGTGACGCCGCAGGAGGCTGTGCAGATTCAAGAACAGCTTCGACGAAAGGTCTTGTCGCGCGGGCGAGTGCCTCGTCCGGCGCTGGTCGCCGGAGCCGACGCGGCGTTCGATCTTGAAAGCCGGCTGGTGTTCGCCGCGGTGGTTGTGCTGTCGTTTCCCGATTTGGAACGGGTCGAGACGGTGATCCACCGCGACCGCTGCACGTTTCCCTACATCCCCGGCCTGCTATCGTTTCGTGAATCTCCCGCCCTGCTCCACGCATTCGCCCGACTCCGGCACGATCCCGACGTCATCTTTATCGATGGGCACGGCCTCTCACATCCTCGATCAGCAGGGATCGCCTGCCATATCGGCATCTCTGTGGACCGACCGGTCATCGGATGTGCCAAATCCAAACTCACCGGCGAGTTTCGCGAGCCAGGCCTAGCCCGCGGAGCCACCTCCATGCTGTATGATCCCCAGGGCAAAGTAATGGGCGCAGTCGTTCGGACGCGCGATCGAGTCAAGCCGGTCTTTGTGTCGGTCGGCCATAAAATCAGTCTCGCTGAAGCCGTTCGCCTCACCCTGGCCTGCGGGAGAGGCTACCGAATTCCTGAACCGACGCGACAGGCAGACCTGCTGGCGGAGCGGGCCAAGAAGGAAAACCGCCCATGA
- a CDS encoding CapA family protein, with the protein MRIALTGDVMLGRLVNQYVIQNRSVRPQALWGDVLPVMLAADCRLINLECVISDQGVEWHPTTKEFHFRAGSRAVDFLQAAKIDGVTLANNHVLDFGTDALVDCLKLLDRTGIKRTGAGATLEEACVPASFRLPDARVAVVALTDNEPEWEATMTKPGINYVTYSERGLAEPHRSRLAQIISSTRRQSDLVIVSAHVGPNWGAPSRAMQALAHDLIEMGADLYWGHSNHTPQGIELYKGKTILYATGDFIDDYMVDRDERNDLSFLFVLEREMNGMTRIRLYPTRIEDFGVRLANEQEWQFLKRTMQAKCRAFGTMIETAEQIGTINVQ; encoded by the coding sequence ATGCGCATTGCATTGACAGGAGATGTCATGCTCGGGCGGCTGGTGAATCAATATGTGATCCAGAACCGGTCCGTGCGTCCCCAGGCCCTGTGGGGCGATGTTCTGCCGGTCATGCTCGCGGCCGACTGTCGACTGATCAATCTGGAATGCGTCATCAGCGATCAGGGAGTGGAGTGGCATCCAACCACGAAAGAATTTCACTTTCGCGCCGGCTCCCGTGCCGTGGATTTTCTTCAAGCAGCCAAGATCGATGGCGTCACGCTGGCAAATAATCACGTGTTGGATTTTGGTACTGACGCACTCGTGGATTGCCTCAAGTTGCTGGACCGGACAGGCATTAAGCGAACAGGCGCCGGTGCGACATTGGAGGAAGCGTGCGTTCCCGCCTCGTTCAGGTTGCCGGATGCGCGTGTGGCCGTCGTCGCCTTGACGGACAATGAGCCGGAGTGGGAAGCGACCATGACGAAGCCTGGTATCAACTATGTCACCTACAGCGAGCGCGGGCTGGCGGAACCGCACCGGTCGCGACTGGCGCAGATCATTTCCTCAACGCGGCGGCAGTCCGATCTGGTGATCGTCAGTGCCCATGTGGGTCCCAATTGGGGAGCGCCCTCACGAGCGATGCAAGCTTTGGCTCATGATCTTATCGAAATGGGAGCGGACCTCTACTGGGGGCATTCCAACCATACCCCTCAGGGGATTGAACTCTACAAGGGGAAAACCATCCTCTACGCGACGGGCGATTTTATCGACGACTATATGGTTGACAGGGATGAGCGTAACGATCTGTCGTTCTTGTTTGTGCTGGAACGGGAGATGAACGGAATGACGCGGATCAGACTCTACCCCACCCGCATCGAGGATTTCGGAGTTCGTCTGGCTAATGAGCAGGAGTGGCAGTTCCTTAAGCGAACCATGCAGGCCAAGTGCAGGGCTTTTGGAACGATGATCGAGACCGCTGAACAAATAGGCACGATCAACGTGCAGTAA